In Choloepus didactylus isolate mChoDid1 chromosome 18, mChoDid1.pri, whole genome shotgun sequence, a single genomic region encodes these proteins:
- the TMEM98 gene encoding transmembrane protein 98 encodes METVVIVAIGVLATIFLASFAALVVVCRQRYCRPRDLLQRYDSKPIVDLIGAMETQSEPSELELDDVVITNPHIEAILENEDWIEDASGLMSHCIAILKICHTLTEKLVAMTMGSGAKMKTSASVSDIIVVAKRISPRVDDVVKSMYPPLDPKLLDARTTALLLSVSHLVLVTRNACHLTGGLDWIDQSLSAAEEHLEVLREAALASEPDKGLPGPEGFLQEQSAI; translated from the exons ATGGAGACCGTGGTGATTGTTGCCATAGGCGTGCTGGCCACCATCTTCCTGGCATCGTTTGCAGCCTTGGTGGTGGTTTGCAGGCAGCGCTACTGCCGGCCCCGAGACCTGCTGCAGCGCTATGATTCCAA GCCCATTGTGGACCTCATTGGTGCCATGGAGACCCAGTCTGAGCCCTCTGAGTTAGAACTGGATGATGTGGTCATTACCAACCCCCACATCGAGGCCATTCTGGAGAACGAAGACTGGATTGAAGATGCCTC GGGTCTCATGTCCCACTGCATCGCCATCTTGAAG ATTTGTCACACCCTGACGGAAAAACTTGTTGCCATGACAATGGGCTCGGGGGCCAAGATGAAGACTTCAGCCAGCGTCAGCGACATCATCGTGGTGGCCAAGCGGATCAGCCCCAG AGTGGACGATGTTGTGAAGTCAATGTACCCTCCGCTGGACCCGAAACTCCTGGATGCGCG GACAACTGCCCTGCTCCTGTCCGTCAGTCATCTGGTGCTGGTGACCAGGAACGCCTGCCACCTGACTGGGGGCCTGGATTGGATCGACCAGTCACTGTCAGCTGCTGAGGAGCACTTGGAAGTCCTTCGAGAAGCAGCCTTGGCTTCCGAGCCGGATAAAGGACTTCCAGGCCCCGAAGGCTTCTTGCAGGAGCAGTCGGCCATTTAG